In Populus alba chromosome 1, ASM523922v2, whole genome shotgun sequence, a single window of DNA contains:
- the LOC118033925 gene encoding ABC transporter F family member 3 — MTEVATSVVHEVLGPRFLEVDQPIIDYIINVLADEDFDFGDEGEGAFNAIGELLVGAECVSDFSECRQVCSKLSDKFGKHGLVKPKPTVRSLTTPFRMDDGMDEEVKKKKPEPIDGPVLTERDKMKIERRKRKDERQREAQYQIHLAEMEAVRAGMPVACVTHDGGGGGPNVKDIHLENFNISVGGRDLIVDGSVTLSFGRHYGLVGRNGTGKTTFLRYMALHAIDGIPRNCQILHVEQEVVGDDTSALQCVLDSDIERTRLLEEEVRLHAQQRDLDFEDAAGNGKGDQIGAINKDAISQRLEEIYKRLELIDAYSAEARAASILAGLSFSPDMQKKATRTFSGGWRMRIALARALFIEPDVLLLDEPTNHLDLHAVLWLESYLVKWPKTFIVVSHAREFLNTVVTDILHLQGQKLTAYKGDYDTFERTREEQIKNQRKAIEANEKSRAHMQTFIDKFRYNAKRASLVQSRIKALDRLGHMDEIVNDPDYKFEFPTPDDRPGAPIISFSDASFGYPGGPLMFKNLNFGIDLDSRIAMVGPNGIGKSTILKLIAGELQPTSGTVFRSAKVRIAVFSQHHVDGLDLSSNPLLYMMRCFPGVPEQKLRAHLGSFGVTGNLALQPMYTLSGGQKSRVAFAKITFKKPHIILLDEPSNHLDLDAVEALIQGLVLFQGGILMVSHDEHLISGSVDELWVVSEGKVTPFHGTFLDYKKILQSS; from the exons ATGACAGAAGTGGCGACCTCAGTGGTTCACGAGGTGCTTGGCCCCCGATTCCTGGAAGTCGATCAACCAATCATCGATTACATAATCAACGTCCTTGCCGACGAAGATTTTGATTTCGGCGATGAAGGCGAAGGCGCTTTTAATGCCATCGGTGAACTCCTCGTCGGGGCCGAATGCGTCTCCGATTTCTCCGAATGTCGCCAG GTTTGTAGTAAGCTGAGTGACAAGTTCGGGAAGCATGGATTGGTGAAACCGAAACCGACGGTAAGGAGTCTTACGACTCCGTTTCGAATGGATGATGGAATGGATGAGgaagtaaagaagaagaagccggAGCCCATTGATGGTCCTGTTCTCACCGAGCGTGATAAAATGAAGATTGAAAGGAGAAAGAGGAAGGATGAGCGCCAACGAGAG GCACAGTACCAAATACATCTGGCGGAAATGGAGGCGGTTAGAGCCGGAATGCCTGTTGCATGTGTAACTCATGATGGTGGTGGCGGAGGACCAAATGTTAAGGACATTCATCTGGAAAATTTCAATATCTCCGTGGGTGGTCGGGATCTCATTGTAGATGGTTCTGTGACACTTTCTTTTGGGAGGCATTATG GGCTTGTTGGAAGAAACGGTACAGGAAAAACAACTTTCCTCAGGTACATGGCTCTGCATGCCATTGATGGTATTCCTCGAAATTGCCAAATTTTACATGTTGAGCAAGAAGTGGTTGGTGATGATACATCAGCATTGCAATGTGTTCTGGACTCTGATATTGAGAGAACCCGGCTTTTGGAAGAAGAGGTTCGTCTACATGCACAACAG AGAGACTTGGACTTTGAGGATGCCGCTGGAAATGGAAAAGGTGATCAGATTGGGGCAATTAACAAAGATGCTATTTCACAAAGGCTTGAGGAAATATATAAGAGGCTTGAGTTAATCGATGCATATTCTGCGGAAGCACGTGCTGCTTCCATTCTTGCG GGTCTTAGTTTCTCCCCAGATATGCAGAAGAAGGCAACCAGAACTTTTTCAGGAGGATGGAGGATGAGAATAGCTCTTGCTCGTGCTCTGTTTATAGAGCCTGATGTATTGCTGCTTGATGAACCTACG AATCATCTTGATCTCCATGCTGTCCTGTGGCTGGAATCTTACTTGGTGAAGTGGCCGAAAACGTTTATAGTTGTTTCCCATGCTAGAGAGTTCTTGAACACA GTGGTCACTGATATTCTCCACTTACAAGGGCAAAAACTGACTGCTTACAAAGGTGATTATGATACCTTTGAAAGGACACGGGAAGAGCAAATTAAGAACCAACGGAAGGCAATTGAGgcaaatgaaaaatcaagagcCCACATGCAG ACCTTTATTGACAAGTTCCGTTATAATGCAAAGAGGGCATCTCTTGTACAGTCAAGAATCAAG GCACTGGATCGATTGGGTCATATGGATGAGATTGTTAATGACCCCGA CTATAAATTTGAGTTTCCAACTCCAGACGATAGACCTGGTGCTCCTATAATAAGTTTCAG TGATGCATCATTTGGTTATCCCGGGGGCCCTTTAATGTTCAAGAACTTGAATTTTGGGATTGATTTGGATAGCCGCATTGCAA TGGTTGGACCAAATGGCATTGGCAAGTCAACAATACTAAAACTAATAGCAGGGGAGCTACAACCAACCTCTGGTACAGTCTTTCGTTCTGCAAAG GTCCGCATTGCTGTGTTTAGTCAGCACCATGTTGATGGACTGGATCTATCTTCCAATCCCCTTCTGTATATGATGCGTTGCTTCCCA GGAGTGCCTGAACAAAAGCTTCGAGCTCACTTAGGTTCTTTTGGTGTTACGGGAAATCTTGCACTTCAACCGATGTACACCTTGTCTG gTGGTCAGAAAAGCAGGGTGGCATTTGCAAAGATAACTTTCAAGAAACCACACATAATATTGCTTGATGAGCCATCCAATCATCTT GATTTGGATGCGGTGGAGGCACTAATCCAAGGCCTTGTTTTGTTCCAAGGAGGGATTCTCATG GTTAGTCATGATGAGCATTTAATTTCTGGAAGTGTGGATGAACTATGGGTGGTATCAGAAGGAAAGGTGACACCTTTCCACGGGACTTTCCTGGATTATAAGAAGATACTCCAATCATCTTGA